A genomic window from bacterium includes:
- a CDS encoding phosphoribosyltransferase family protein: MMFIDRGDAGRRLAAAVKERLGEAKDVIVLGLPRGGVVVAEEVARVLRSPLDIVVVRKIGAPGIEELAIGAVGEAGAPVLNEALIESAGVSSRYLAHAIEAARQEVRRRVEAYRAGPRPDVRDKNVVLVDDGIATGYTVEAAIATLRGWRAARIILAVPVAPPEAIARFRGLVDETVVLYVPPEFFAVGQFYVGFAQVGDDEVKAALSEMSARAA; encoded by the coding sequence ATGATGTTCATTGACCGCGGGGATGCGGGAAGGCGACTGGCCGCCGCGGTGAAAGAGCGGCTCGGCGAGGCGAAGGACGTGATTGTGCTTGGTCTGCCCCGCGGCGGGGTCGTAGTGGCCGAGGAGGTGGCCCGGGTTCTGCGCAGCCCTCTCGACATCGTCGTGGTGCGAAAGATCGGAGCGCCGGGCATCGAGGAGCTCGCGATCGGCGCCGTCGGCGAAGCCGGAGCGCCGGTGCTCAACGAGGCATTGATCGAGTCGGCGGGCGTGTCGAGCCGGTATCTGGCTCACGCCATCGAGGCGGCGCGACAGGAGGTCAGGCGTCGCGTTGAGGCCTATCGCGCGGGACCGCGCCCCGACGTGCGTGACAAGAACGTGGTGCTGGTCGACGACGGCATCGCGACAGGATACACGGTTGAGGCGGCCATCGCCACGCTCCGCGGGTGGCGGGCCGCCCGAATCATCCTGGCCGTTCCGGTCGCTCCGCCGGAGGCCATCGCGCGATTTCGGGGCCTGGTGGACGAAACCGTCGTACTCTACGTTCCACCCGAGTTCTTCGCGGTCGGTCAGTTCTATGTCGGCTTTGCTCAGGTGGGCGACGAC